The genomic interval CATTGCTCAGATGGCGAAAGGCCTCGGCAAAGAGGAGGATTATCGTTTCTTTATGGAGAGAGCGGCGAACTATAACAAGCTGTTTGATGCTGACGAGGGTTTCATGAAAGGCCGCAATGAGCAAGGGCAGTGGCAGGAGCACTTCGATCCTTTGCAATGGGGCAACCCGTTTTGCGAAGGCGGGGCTTGGCAGTGCAGCTGGTCCGTACCGCATGATATAGCTGGGTTAGCAAGGCTGATGGGCGGAAATGATGCTTTTGCGAAAAAGCTCGATGAACTGATGACGATGCCTCCTCTGTTCAAAACGGGCACGTACGGCACGGAAATTCATGAAATGTCGGAAATGGCTGCGATAGATTTCGGCCAGTTTGCCATTAGCAATCAGCCTAGCTTCCATATTCCCTATATTTATACCGTAATCGGCAAGCCGTCTCGAACGCAATATTGGGTGAGAAAAGCGATGAAGGAGCTATTCAGCAGCAGGCCTGATGGACTGCCTGGCGATGAGGATAATGGGAGCTTGAGCTCGTGGTATATATGGGGTGCGCTTGGGATGTATCCATTCTGTCCCGGAACTCCGGAATATGTCATGGGCAGCCCCTTGTTCCGTAAAGTGACCATTCAATTGGAGAACGGCAAGGAGCTTGTCATTGAAGCGGTGAACAACGGCGCTGAAAATGTATATTGGGATAAACTGAGTGTAAACGGCGAACCGTGGCATAAATTGTCGATCAATCATGATCAGCTGGCGGCTGGAGCGGAGCTTCAATTTCATATGGTGGACGCGCCTTCTGGGTCGGTAACACTAAGTAATTCTTTGCCATACTCAATGAAAAATGAGGCTGCTTATGAGCTCAAATAATTTGATTTTTGCTCCTGGTCGTTATGTACCTATTAGCCCGTTTACTAGTCTTGACGGTACCTCGTCGTTCGCAGATATAAAGGTGAACCCGAAGCTTTTAGCAGCTCTTACGGAAAGCGAAGCAACGATTAAAGCGGCTCGTTATACGAATAAAAAGGTTGATTATTTGGAAGTAGAGCAGGTGGATATGGATTGCGGGGTAGTTCGCATACCATCAGTGACAGCGGGTAGTTATACCATTGTCACAGAAAAGCTGTATAATGATTTTCCGATTGTGACGAATTGGAATGCCGTATTAAATGGCGGCAGAGGCGCTCCACAGGCAGGCGGTACCGATGGAATCGGCGTTCTTCGACTGCATGAGGAAACGGGCGAACGTGAAGTCGAACTTCCGCTGCAGGACAATGATATCGCTAGTCCTTATTATTACCGGACGGATGCTTATGCTTTGTTCGCAGGGGAAAGGGACGGCGAGCATCAAAGGACGCCAGCCTTTGAACGCTATATTGGCGAGACGTATAGCGTGGTTCGTGTGACGGATGAAGTAGCTTTGAAGCTATCGGATGAAGTGATGAACCTTACGGGTTATCCTGTCATTTTCCGCAATCCGGGTACAGCGCTTAACAAATTAGAGGGAGTGCCTGCCTTTCAGCTTGTGCATGGACGTATTGCAGGTCAAGGCGAGCATCGCAGTATGGTTAGCTACATCCTTCCTCCGGAGTGGTCTAGTACACCTGAAGTACGGTATCCTGCTTTATTCAGCGGGTTTTATGATCAGAATGAAAATGTGTTTGCAAACGTTGGGCCAGCTCTTCTAAACGTGCTTGGCCAGACGTTATTGGACACAGGGAAAGGTGCAGTCGGAATCATATGGAACGGCGGAGGTTCGTTCGGTACAAGAACGATGCATGGCTCCGTGTATGAGAACTTGGACGATCTGTTCCTGACCGCTATCGAGCAGTTCGCCGTGGATGGGAATGCTGTTGTGACGGTTGGCGGCTCACGCGGAGGCATAACAAGCTTAATTGTGGCGGGTAATCCGAATAGCAGTGTGTACTCCGTTCGTTATGCCATCTGCTATAATGTGCCGCTCGCTTTTGGAGAACCTTTTAAGGAAATGCTTAATCCTACCTGTCCGGTATGCTGGCGCGCGGTTTGTGAGGATACGGGTTATAAATACGCGTGGCAGCCTGGATGGCAGGATGCGGACGGCCGCAGCGCAGTTGATCTATTCTTCACAACGCTGCTTGGTACTGATGATATGGAGCTTATTGCGAGTGAGCGAAGCCCTGCGTCGAATCAAATCATACATGCCTTGAAGTCCAAAGGGACTAAGGTTTGGCTGACACACGGAACGCATGACGCGTATACCTCAAGCTGGCTGTCCTTTGAGTGGGCTGATCGCGCCCGCAAGCATGGCGTGGACGTTAGGCATGAAATCGGCTACCGCTACGGACATAACAATTGTACAGATCCATTCCAAAGCGCAAAAACCTGCTTAACAGCTCTTCTAAATCAAGTGGATTTGCCGATAGATGGGACATGGCATTATCGCAGGGCTAGCGAAGTGCAGGAAGAGTGGGAGCGATCGGAGCTATTCGAGCCGACACATCAGCCTGTATTTGTGGAAGCGCCCAAAATTGCTGTTGTGGGACTGCCTATTCTACTTATCGTCTATGGCGAGCCGGGCATGGAATACGAATTGATTTTGCATCCTTCGAGCGAGGTGGAACGGGCGGAGCCTGTTGTTCTCATGGCAGGTACGATGAGCCAATTGGAAGGCTATCGCATGACATTTTCCTTTGAGAAAACCGTTCAAATCGTGTCAGAGCAGATGAAGCCGGGGTTGTATGAATACCGTTTGCTTTTTAGAAGAAATGGCTCGGAGCAGTGGGAGAACACGGCTGTACATTGCCCGCATCCCGGCTTTGAAGGACAGTCGACGCTTACGGTAACAAAGGACATTCCAAACTTCGCAAGCAATGAGTGGCTTGAACAGACGACAAAACATGCAATCGGGTGGGGACTGAGCGATGCTTAATGATAAGGGGATGCTCCTTAAGTAGACTTTTCTACTTGAGGAGCATCCCTTTTTTATAGGCTTGAATAACGCCTAAAAGTAGGCATACGGGACATAAACACAAAGAGAAGCAGCTTCATATGATGAAGAGTATAGCCCGAGTAAAGGATGCGCGTAGGAGGAAATAGGAGTCGTGGGAGGGATTGCAAATGGCGTTGTATCACAATATCCACGCACTAATTGGCAATACGCCGCTAGTTGAGCTTACAGGTTTTGCGCTGCCGGAAGGTGTAACGCTTTATGCGAAGCTTGAGTATAAAAATCCGGGAGGAAGCGTCAAGGATCGGCTTGGCGTCGAGCTGTTGAATGCCGCATTCGCAAACGGACAGCTGAAGCCCGGAGGAACCGTTATCGAAGCGACAGCAGGCAATACGGGAATAGGTCTGGCATTGGCGGCGATCGGACGGGGAGTATCGACGATCTTTGTTGTCCCCCACAAATTCAGCATAGAGAAGCAGCAATTGATGAGGGCGCTTGGCGCACAAGTTGTAAATACGCCAACAGAGCTTGGCATAGCAGGTGCGGTGCAGAAGGCGGAAGAGCTGATGAAGGAAATACCCGGTTTCTATTCGCCAAGGCAATTTTCTAATGCAGCAAATCCGTTAACCTATTACAAAACGTTAGGCCCCGAGCTATGGCATGATTTGAATGGTGCGGTTGATGTTTTTGTTGCCGGAGCGGGAACAGGGGGCACCTTCATGGGAACAGCGCAGTATTTGAAGGAGCAGAGCCCAAAGGTGAAGACGGTTATTGTTGAGCCGGAAGGCTCCATACTTGGCGGCGGAGCACTAGGGCCGCACAGGATAGAGGGAATTGGTGTGGAGAAGCTGGCTCCATTTATGGATAGCAGCTATTTCGATGCCATTCATACGATAAAGGATGAGGATGCTTTTACAAGGGTGAAGGAGCTGGCGCAGCTCGAAGGAATGCTTGTCGGCAGCTCATCGGGCGCCGCTCTGCATGCTGCGCTGCTTGAAGCGGAAGCAGCTGCGCCCGGCAGCCGAATCGTTACTATTTTTCCAGATGGCAGTGAGCGGTACTTAAGCAAACAAATTTACAACGGAGGTGCTTAAGCTGAGGCGAAAAACAAAGCTCATTCATGGAGGAAGCCCTTTTGACCCTTTTACAGGTGCGGTCAGCGTTCCCATTTACCAAGTGAGCACCTATAAACAGGACGACATCGGCGTTCATAAAGGCTATGAATACTCACGTACGGGCAATCCAACGCGTCATGCACTGGAGCAGTATATTGCTGATTTAGAGGAAGGTGCAAGAGGTTTTGCTTTTAGCTCAGGCATGGCAGCAATTAACGCTGTGTTTTCGCTACTGAGCGCTGGCGATCATATTATTTTGACGGATGATGTGTACGGGGGAACGTATCGCATTGTGACGAAGGTGCTGAGCCGACTGGGGATTGAAGCGACCTTTGCGGATACGACGAGCCTAGAAGATATGGAGAAGGCGCTTCAGCTGAATACAAAAGCATTGTTTGTGGAAACACCGACGAATCCGCTGCTTAAAGTAACGGACATTGCAGGTGTAGCCGCTTGGGCCAAAGCAAGGCAGCTGCTTTTCATTGTGGACAATACGTTTAGCACGCCATATTGGCAAACCCCGATAACACTAGGCGCTGATATCGTGCTTCATTCTGCTACCAAATATATTGGCGGGCATAGCGACGTTGTCGCTGGTCTTGCTGTTGTGAGCAACGATAAGCTGGGGGAAGAGCTGCATTTTGTGCAAAATGCGACGGGAGGCGTGCTTGGTCCTCAGGATTCGTGGCTGCTCATCCGCGGGTTGAAGACACTTGGCCTGCGCATGGAAGCTCATGAAGAGAATGCTGAGGCAATTGTCGCTTATTTATCGCGTTTGGAAACCATTCAAAACATCTATTACCCGGGGCTGCCGAGCCATCCGCAGCATGAGCTTGCGAAGAGGCAGGCACGCGGCTTTGGCGGCATTATATCATTTGACGTAGGCAGCGCGGAGAAAGCGTCTGCGATGATCAAAAAGTTGAAATATTTTACGCTTGCCGAGAGCTTAGGTGCTGTAGAGAGTCTTATTTCCGTTCCCGCGAGAATGACGCATGCATCTATACCAAGCGAGCGGCGGAAGCAGCTTGGCATTACGGATGGTTTAGTGCGAATATCAGTTGGGATTGAAGATAGCGAGGATTTGCTTGAAGATCTGGAGCAGAGTCTTAAGTCATAAAAAAATTAGCCATATGCAACTTATATTCATCTTTGTTCGTTAGTTTGGGTACGCACCAAAAGACTAACAACAAAGGATGGTAGACAAATGGCCTTTAAACAATTGTTAAATAAAAACCTCATGATAGCATCTCTTTCGTCCGCTTTATTTCTTAGTGCAGCAGCTAGCGGAGCAACCGCTTATGGCGCTTCAGCCGTTTCACCTGCTCCTCTTCAATTTCAAATAGGAAGCACCAAATCGATTGATTACCGCGGAGAGCATAAGCTTGCGGTGGCGCCTTATTTACAGAACGGCATTGCGATGGTCCCTGTCAGAGCGCTGGCTGAGGGATTGCAAGCAAACATTCAATTGGATGCGGCAGCGAAACAAATTATTTTAACCCGTGCTGGACTTGCAGTGACTCTCACTCAGAATAGTGATGCGGTAGTTGGGAGCTTCATTAAGAACGTGAAGCTGCCTGCCAAAGTTGTTGTTATTAAAGGCACGACCTTCATACCAGCAAAAATGGTAGCACAGCTGTTAGGAGCAAAAACGAGCTGGGACGCGAAGCAGAAAAAAGTTACCGTGCAAACGAGTGAGGCTGCGCTATCGCTTCATTATAACTTTGACCAAGGCGAGGAAGGCTGGAAGGGAGCTTTTGCCGATCTGCCCGTAGACTACAATCCGGATATTTATGAGCTGCAATATGCTAGAGAACTACTTCCTCTTGCGAATAACAAGACCAATTACGCACTGAAGCTTAAAGGGATGAATCGCAGCGATGATTTGTTCATGTTCGCGACGAAGAAGATCGATGGGCTGAAGCCAAATACGGTATATCAAGCATCATTATCCTTTAAGCTGTATACGGATCAATCGGGCGGTATGATGGGGGTTGGCGGAGCTCCTGGAGAGGCTGTCAGCATTAAAGCAGGCTTTGTAAGCAAGGAGCCTCAAGCTGTCAAGGTTGATAGCGGTGGCGATCATTACTATCGAATGAATTTGGATAAAGGCAATCAGAAGACCGAAGGTAAAGATATGAAGATCGTTGGAAACATGGTGCAGCCGGATGATTCGCTGAAAGGCTTTCAGCCAGTCGCCATGGATTATACGGCAACATTGCAAACCAACGAGAAGGGTGAGCTTTATGTCATTGTGGGCAGCGACTCCGGCTATGAGGGTCTGACAACTTTGTACCTCGACGACATGAAAATTGAGCTTTCGCCAAAGGGCTAATCATAACATTGCATAACATTGAAAAAAAGCGATTTCTTAATGGTTTTTAACTATTAAGCATCGCTTTTTTTTATTTTAGGATTGATTTGGTGCAAATTTCGAACGAAGGAATGTCGTTTTTTGGGGTCTCGACGCTGATTTTGGAGATTATTGTAGATAATAAGTGATTTTTAATGAATTTGGGAAGGAATATGCCAGGTTAAACTAGAATATTGGATAATGTCCAACAAAATGGAAGCTAGCTGTCCTGGAAAGGTTAATTGGTATACCATATGATAAATAACGATTTAATCATAGAATCACATCGAAAATGCGAGCGGTATGGACTTAATCGTGATGAACTGCCTATATTTACCCAGCGGTTTACGGATGCGGAGCTTAAAGCTCAGCAGGGCCATTATAAAGAAACGATTGAAGTTATCAGCGTGTTTGTTGAAAAATTTTTATCGACCGTTGCAGATGACCCTTTTTTCCTTGCCATATCAGACAATGAGGGGTATATCCTTGAGTTCAGAGGCAATGCTTCTATTATTAATCAGGTGCGCCAGCTAGGTATTGTTGAAGGCGTGCGATACTGTGAAGAGATCGGTACGAGCTCGGTTGATCTATGTTTGCGTGAACAGCTGCCTATTCAGCTCGTAGGCGAAGATCATTATCAGAAAGTACTGCATCAGTTAGCTTGTTATACAGCTCCTTTTTTTATGGAGGACAGCGGTCAGCTGCTTGGTTCGATTTCGATCATGACGGAAATTCAGTTTGCCCATCCTCATTTGCTTGCACTTTTATGCACAATCGTTGATTCTATCGAGCGAGAGCTGCTGCTCCGTAAACACAATACACAGCTTCAAATCTTAAATCAGGTTCTTCTGGAAACGGATTATTATGGTGTCATTATTGCCGATGCGCAGGGTGCAATTGTAGAAATAAACAAATACTGCGCTGCGATATTGAACAATTCGGATCATGAAACAAATGGCTGCTTAGGCACAAGTGTATTTGAAGTCGGCATCATTGGTACTTATTTTGAACGAGTTATGAAACGCAGTGAGTCCTGTGTAGGAATCGAGCTATCTATTCTGGTTGAAGAGAAGCTGCGCTACTACATGCTGGATGTGGTTCCTATCTACGACAGCGAGCGCCAGCTTACGCGGGTTGTCGGCAGCTTGCGGGATATTACGGAAATGAAGATCGCGGAAGAACTGCTTCGCAATAGTGAGAAGCTTGTGTTTGCAGGCCAGCTGGCTGTCAGCATCGCACATGAGATTCGCAATCCTATGACTACAGTAAAAGGCATGCTTCAATTGTCCAGCAAAACGACGAACCCCCATCATTACAACTTGATGATGTCAGAGCTGGAGCGGATGAATGCGATTGTGGGCGAATATTTAATATTGGGAAGGCCGCAAGCGATTCAGTATAAAGAAGAAGATTGTGATGTTATTTTGCAAGAGGTCATATCGGTGTTCGAGCTTCAATTTGAGATGAACGGCATTCAAATACGGAGCGCAAAAGTAGGCGAGACAAAAATTCTATGCGACCGTGACCAAGTCAAACAGGTATTTTTAAATATTTTAAAAAATTGTATGGAAGCTCTGCCCTTCGGCGGAGAAGTTAACATTAAGCTCGATGTGGTGGACAATTATCAACGCATTCAATTTATCGATAACGGCGTAGGTATGACTGATGAAGTGATGCGGCGTATTGGACAACCGTTCCATACGACAAGACGGGACGGGAACGGCTTAGGCATGATGATTGTAGATAAAATAGTATCGTCGCATGGGGGACGATTATCGTTGTCCAGCGAGCTTGGTGTAGGTACTATTGTTGAGGTATGGCTCCCTACTGTATAAAGATGACGAATCATAGATGGAAGCGCGTTTCGGATGCCGAGACGCGCTTTTTTGCTGTGCTGTACTTACTTGATAGCTGCTATTTGCGCGTCGACTTTAGCTATAATGCTCATCGTCTGCTGCTCATAGTTGTATGTTTTTTGTTTCTGCTCGTTAATTTGCTTTGTGTAAGCGAGCATGCGAGTAAAAGAGCTTGACGTTGCTGTTGAATCGCCTTTTTTCAACACTTGATTCAAAATGGATGTCTCCGTCGTGAACTGTTTCTTTATACTGCTGATGGTGCTCTTGGATGCTTTAATTTTCACCTTAAGC from Paenibacillus sp. FSL K6-3182 carries:
- a CDS encoding bifunctional cystathionine gamma-lyase/homocysteine desulfhydrase — encoded protein: MRRKTKLIHGGSPFDPFTGAVSVPIYQVSTYKQDDIGVHKGYEYSRTGNPTRHALEQYIADLEEGARGFAFSSGMAAINAVFSLLSAGDHIILTDDVYGGTYRIVTKVLSRLGIEATFADTTSLEDMEKALQLNTKALFVETPTNPLLKVTDIAGVAAWAKARQLLFIVDNTFSTPYWQTPITLGADIVLHSATKYIGGHSDVVAGLAVVSNDKLGEELHFVQNATGGVLGPQDSWLLIRGLKTLGLRMEAHEENAEAIVAYLSRLETIQNIYYPGLPSHPQHELAKRQARGFGGIISFDVGSAEKASAMIKKLKYFTLAESLGAVESLISVPARMTHASIPSERRKQLGITDGLVRISVGIEDSEDLLEDLEQSLKS
- a CDS encoding ATP-binding protein — translated: MINNDLIIESHRKCERYGLNRDELPIFTQRFTDAELKAQQGHYKETIEVISVFVEKFLSTVADDPFFLAISDNEGYILEFRGNASIINQVRQLGIVEGVRYCEEIGTSSVDLCLREQLPIQLVGEDHYQKVLHQLACYTAPFFMEDSGQLLGSISIMTEIQFAHPHLLALLCTIVDSIERELLLRKHNTQLQILNQVLLETDYYGVIIADAQGAIVEINKYCAAILNNSDHETNGCLGTSVFEVGIIGTYFERVMKRSESCVGIELSILVEEKLRYYMLDVVPIYDSERQLTRVVGSLRDITEMKIAEELLRNSEKLVFAGQLAVSIAHEIRNPMTTVKGMLQLSSKTTNPHHYNLMMSELERMNAIVGEYLILGRPQAIQYKEEDCDVILQEVISVFELQFEMNGIQIRSAKVGETKILCDRDQVKQVFLNILKNCMEALPFGGEVNIKLDVVDNYQRIQFIDNGVGMTDEVMRRIGQPFHTTRRDGNGLGMMIVDKIVSSHGGRLSLSSELGVGTIVEVWLPTV
- a CDS encoding copper amine oxidase N-terminal domain-containing protein, which encodes MAFKQLLNKNLMIASLSSALFLSAAASGATAYGASAVSPAPLQFQIGSTKSIDYRGEHKLAVAPYLQNGIAMVPVRALAEGLQANIQLDAAAKQIILTRAGLAVTLTQNSDAVVGSFIKNVKLPAKVVVIKGTTFIPAKMVAQLLGAKTSWDAKQKKVTVQTSEAALSLHYNFDQGEEGWKGAFADLPVDYNPDIYELQYARELLPLANNKTNYALKLKGMNRSDDLFMFATKKIDGLKPNTVYQASLSFKLYTDQSGGMMGVGGAPGEAVSIKAGFVSKEPQAVKVDSGGDHYYRMNLDKGNQKTEGKDMKIVGNMVQPDDSLKGFQPVAMDYTATLQTNEKGELYVIVGSDSGYEGLTTLYLDDMKIELSPKG
- a CDS encoding cysteine synthase family protein; protein product: MALYHNIHALIGNTPLVELTGFALPEGVTLYAKLEYKNPGGSVKDRLGVELLNAAFANGQLKPGGTVIEATAGNTGIGLALAAIGRGVSTIFVVPHKFSIEKQQLMRALGAQVVNTPTELGIAGAVQKAEELMKEIPGFYSPRQFSNAANPLTYYKTLGPELWHDLNGAVDVFVAGAGTGGTFMGTAQYLKEQSPKVKTVIVEPEGSILGGGALGPHRIEGIGVEKLAPFMDSSYFDAIHTIKDEDAFTRVKELAQLEGMLVGSSSGAALHAALLEAEAAAPGSRIVTIFPDGSERYLSKQIYNGGA